The sequence CGGCGCCGGTTCCAAGAAAACGCCGTTTCCCTGTGCGTTCGGGACGCGCACCGATGTTCATCTTCCCTCCGGAAATTGAGGCATAGGTCTCTTCCAAACGGCCGCGGACGAAATCGGACATTGGCGCCTCGTTATCCTTTTCTGCTTTCAACTGTTTATCCAGATCAAATTGATTCATGGTTCATCTTCCCTTCTTCTGTCGGATGAATTTCTTCCATAGTTCGACCGAAGCCATGTTATCGGAAGAGTCCTGCATTTCCGGAAGTGTCTCCATGGTCACGCTCCGCGAACGCTTTTTTAGAATGGTGCTGCATTCATTAATCAGAATCCGGTAGATCCAGGTTTTGAAAAATCCGGGCTCCCGAAGCGTATCCAGTGATTTATAGGCTTTCAGAATCGTCTCCTGCAGCGCGTCCGCTATGTCCTCGTCCTTTTTAACCATTACGCGTGCGGTATTGTACAGGCCATTTTCAACCTGCCGCGTCAAGCGGATAAATGCTTCACGGTCCCCCTGCTTGGCCAGTTTCACCTCTTGCTCCATACTCATGGTGTCACTCCACCCTCCCTCTGTTTCCTGTGTTGATTTTGTTCTACATGAATTAGACAGTGCAAGTGCCTGAATCGTCACATCACAATCAAAAAAATTTCAAAAAAAAACCACGCTCAGCGTGGTTAGACAAAATTTTAATCAATATGTTGAACCATCTCGCTCAAAGCTTTTATCAACTGATCATTAACTTGAGCCAAGACCTGTTTATCGATTGGGCTCTTTTGCGAACCGGCAACTTCTGGATATCTAATTGAGTTAACTCATTCTTTAGAAAAATTTAATAAATGGGGTTTAGAATATTACATGTTCCAATGTCTATATACGAAAGAGGGGGAAATATGTTCAAACCCAAAATAATGATGGCGTCCATTGCAATATGTGCTCTATGGGCAAATTCTCTGGTGCACCCTGCTGTGAAAAATGTTGCTCTTTCAGCTCCGGCTTCACTGTCCCAGAACAAATCTAGTATTTCCAAACCTGCTTCTGAACATATTGTGATTGTCGTCGAAGAGAACCATTCCTCACAGAGCATCCTAAACAATCCCAAGGCTCCGTATATTAACAGCTTGGCCAAACAGGGGCTTAGTCTTACCAATCATTATGCGATAGAGCATCCGAGCCAGCCGAATTATATTGAATTGTTCTCCGGCTCCAATCAAGGTGTAAATGATGACTTAACTCATAAGCCCACTAACCATGCCAACTTGGCCTCTGAGCTCATTAATCACGGATATACCTTTGGCGGCTATTCCGAAGGTTTACCCAAAGTAGGATACACGGGTCCTTATGATCTGAAAACAAAATATGCAAGAAAGCATAACCCCTGGGTTAATTTCACCAACTTGCCAGCCAGCATCAACATGCCTTTAACCAGCTTCCCCAAGGATTACAATCAACTTCCGACCGTCTCGTTTGTCATTCCTAATCTGAACAATGATATGCATGACGGCAGCATCAAGACAGCGGATCAGTGGCTTAAAAGTCATTTGTCTGCGTATGTCGCCTGGGCTTACAGCCATAATAGTATTCTCATTGTAACCTGGGATGAAGACGATATGAGCAAGCATAACAAAATACCGACAATCATTGTCGGCGCCAATGTCAAGAAAGGCTCTTACACGGTGAAGACGAATCATTACTCGGTACTGCGGACTATTGAAAACATGTACGGTCTGAATGCTCTCGGAAAAAGCCGGAATACTCAGCCTATTGACATCTGGGAGTGAAAATTCCCTTGAAAATAAAACGGCTGATCCTCAGGCAATGTGAGTGATCAGCCGTTATGCTTATCCGCGCAGGCATCAGACGTTGCACTACATTAGAGCTTAATTCATCAACAAGTAGATCAAGAATATAGCGGCGAGTCCAAACCGGTAATAGGCAAATGGTGCGAGCTTTAGCCGATCTAGCAGCTTCAAGAAGGTGATAACAGCCAGAAGCGCAACGATAAAAGATACGAGGAATCCAGTGATGAAGAACCCGGCATCGGCTGTCGTTAATGTATGGTAGCTCTTCAGCAGTTCATAACCGCTCGCGGCAAACATCATCGGGATGGCAATTAGGAAGGAAAAATTGGTTGCTGCTTTGTAGCTTGCTCCAGCCAGCAGCCCTCCCGCAATCGTCGCTCCGGAACGTGAGAATCCCGGCCACAGAGACAAGCATTGGAATAAACCAATGGCGATGGCCTGCTTATAGGATAGCTGATCAATGCTCTTCGCCTGGACCGTGATCTTCTTCTTCTGACCAAACAGCATGAATACTCCCCCCAGCACAAGTCCCGCAAGCACAGTATAAGGAGAAAATAAATACGTTTTGATGAAGGAATGCAGAATGAGCCCGAGCGCCATCGCCGGCAAGCAGGCAAGTATGACATGAATAAGATTCAATTTCTGCTTTCCTGTGGTATCTTCATTGTCTGATTCGAACTTGATTAACCCCAGTAAGCCGAGAATCCGCCGCCAGTAAATGACTGCCACAGCAAGAATGGCTCCCAGCTGAATAATGATTTCGAAGGTGTCGGCTTTTTCACCCTTAAATCCGAGAAGTTCTCCAGTCAAAATGAGATGGCCCGTGGAGGATACCGGCAAAAATTCGGTGATTCCCTCCACAATTCCTTGAATAATAGCAATAATGTAATCGTGCATATTATGGAAGACTCCTCTCTGCTATGATGAATAAGCCATTGACTAATAGAGGGTATGTAACGCTCTCAGTGCTCTGCGGCGGGTTCTGGATCATCCTGCCTTGTAATCTTCATACCCTTTAGGTCCCCGCAAATGCCGTCAGTCCGGTGGCCAACATGATAGTTCCGCTGATGCCAGTTACGCCTCCGGTTAATAACCAGTTTTCTTCAACGTCGATCCTTCCCTTCGTCACAAATTAGCTTGCAATATTTAGCCTAAGCTATAATCCTAAATTCACCGTGAAGAGATTATTAAATAAATCTTAACTCGCAAATAAGTAACCAGCATTCATTGTTATATGCTTGTCTGTTCGGAACGGATATAGATCGCCGTGTTCTTTTTGAGCATATCCGCAGGTCCCAAGGTATGCAGCCGAGCGTTGTGATCATTGTCAATAAGAAACAGATGTGAAAATTCTCATCATACTCTAATAAAAGACAGGAACCTCCTGCCCGGACAGCTATAATCTAGCCCTTGGCAATTTATGTAAAACTCCAATGTGCTAAGGTATGTTCAGGTGATCACCTAGATAACAACAGGAGGTAGCATATGACTACAACTTACAGCAAAAGACGTTTACGCAACTTTGGTATTGGAATCAGCTTGGGAATAGCTCTGCTCTCAGCAGGGACAGGCTTTTTGGATAACACCAATACAGCTTATGCAGCTACAGCTGCGGCTTCTGCTACTGCGGGTCAAGTCATCTCAACCGGCCTGAAATATCAGGGCGTTCCTTATCAATTTGGGGCCAAATCCGGAAGAACCGATGCATTCGACTGCTCCTCTTTTACACAGTTTGTATTTAAAGAGAACGGAGTGTCCATTCCCCGTTCTTCCAGACAGCAGTCCACTGTCGGAACATTCGTCCCAAGGGATCAGCTTCAGCCTGGGGATCTTGTATTCTTCTATTCCCCTATTCACCATGTAGCCATTTACATGGGCGATGGAAAATTGCTGCACACGTTCGGAAAAGGGGGCGTTACCATCACGCCGCTTAATACAGGCTGGTGGAATTCCCACTACACAACCGCGCGCCGGGTCTTGGCGGACGGACAAGCTGCCGTGAATCCGGT is a genomic window of Paenibacillus durus ATCC 35681 containing:
- a CDS encoding undecaprenyl-diphosphate phosphatase; this translates as MHDYIIAIIQGIVEGITEFLPVSSTGHLILTGELLGFKGEKADTFEIIIQLGAILAVAVIYWRRILGLLGLIKFESDNEDTTGKQKLNLIHVILACLPAMALGLILHSFIKTYLFSPYTVLAGLVLGGVFMLFGQKKKITVQAKSIDQLSYKQAIAIGLFQCLSLWPGFSRSGATIAGGLLAGASYKAATNFSFLIAIPMMFAASGYELLKSYHTLTTADAGFFITGFLVSFIVALLAVITFLKLLDRLKLAPFAYYRFGLAAIFLIYLLMN
- a CDS encoding sigma factor, translating into MSMEQEVKLAKQGDREAFIRLTRQVENGLYNTARVMVKKDEDIADALQETILKAYKSLDTLREPGFFKTWIYRILINECSTILKKRSRSVTMETLPEMQDSSDNMASVELWKKFIRQKKGR
- a CDS encoding alkaline phosphatase family protein; amino-acid sequence: MKNVALSAPASLSQNKSSISKPASEHIVIVVEENHSSQSILNNPKAPYINSLAKQGLSLTNHYAIEHPSQPNYIELFSGSNQGVNDDLTHKPTNHANLASELINHGYTFGGYSEGLPKVGYTGPYDLKTKYARKHNPWVNFTNLPASINMPLTSFPKDYNQLPTVSFVIPNLNNDMHDGSIKTADQWLKSHLSAYVAWAYSHNSILIVTWDEDDMSKHNKIPTIIVGANVKKGSYTVKTNHYSVLRTIENMYGLNALGKSRNTQPIDIWE